The following coding sequences are from one Gadus morhua chromosome 10, gadMor3.0, whole genome shotgun sequence window:
- the mtus1a gene encoding microtubule-associated tumor suppressor 1 homolog A isoform X2 produces the protein MLAVIKTMAHPKALATDKPTMGAPNTRTKPATNGVRPPHTTGRPPPATPAHAPVSKVPPSKTPGRGTVLKAGDLSDRSRSTTVAPLRSSSFRTVGLKNRLLAKPPGDPEPTLAPSCKSAASSKPGLARKLVCPPRRSISSRIAQLASSLPAEKSRAKASSRQQQQPQQRVPAKAPSAGGRVPAPAEAGGDEQSKRKDHVLQRLRELLAAGNRKFEAIAVVLQWTLAERDEAVRRRQELSQELVNLQGELVCSATSCERLEKEKEEVRASLADALQRLEEQHQEELAQLEARLQAFYQAEWDKVHRTYQEEADKCRTLMEQQLGDLNATNEANKLELKADHFEHVQDIKRQHEDSLEELRKSQSEQQQSLQKTLEEVETTLSGQIQELTEENTTLVEKLKAEEERRKQLAGKSQKDSHTLYLEQELESLKVVLDIKNKQLHQQEKKLLQMDTVVDKSVKLDESLIKVQQENEDLKARMDRHAALSRQLSTEQAVLHQSLKKESKVNKRLSMENEELLWKLHNGDLGSPRRLSPTSPSHANSFQSPRSSALFSSPPLSPR, from the exons ATGTTGGCTGTGATAAAGACCATGG CTCATCCAAAGGCACTCGCCACCGACAAGCCTACAATGGGAGCCCCAAACACCAGAACAAAGCCTGCGACTAATGGAGTCCGGCCGCCCCATACCACCGGTCGTCCCCCGCCCGCCACTCCCGCCCACGCTCCGGTCTCCAAAGTGCCACCGTCGAAGACCCCCGGCAGGGGCACAGTGCTCAAAGCTGGTGATCTGTCTGACAGGAGCAGGAGCACAACGG TCGCTCCGCTGAGATCCAGCTCATTCAGAACAGTTGGGCTGAAAAACAGACTGCTTGCAAAGCCACCAGGGGACCCTGAACCAA CTTTGGCCCCATCATGCAAGAGTGCTGCCTCCAGCAAGCCTGGATTGGCCCGCAAACTCGTCTGTCCTCCGAGACGCAGCATCTCCTCCAGAATTGCTCAGCTGGCCTCAAGTTTACCTG CGGAGAAGAGCAGAGCCAAGGCCAGCTCtcgacaacagcagcagccccagcagaggGTGCCCGCCAAGGCCCCGAGTGCGGGAGGCAGAGTCCCGGCGCCCGCTGAGGCCGGGGGGGACGAGCAGAGCAAGAGGAAGGACCACGTTCTCCAGAGGCTCAGGGAGCTCCTGGCCGCTGGGAACCGCAAGTTTGAGGCCATCGCAGTCGTCCTGCAGTGGACGCTCGCTGAG AGAGATGAGGCAGTGAGGAGGCGGCAGGAGCTGTCCCAGGAGCTGGTTAACCTGCAAGGAGAACTGG TGTGCTCGGCCACCTCATGCGAGCgcctggagaaggagaaggaggaggtgcggGCTTCCCTGGCGGACGCCCTGCAGCGCCTGGAGGAGCAGCaccaggaggagctggcccAGCTGGAGGCCCGGCTGCAGGCCTTCTACCAGGCCGAGTGGGACAAGGTCCACCGCACCTACCAGGAGGAGGCCGACAAGTGCCGGACCCTCATGGAGCAGCAG CTTGGGGACTTGAACGCAACCAATGAGGCGAATAAGTTGGAGCTCAAGGCAGACCACTTTGAACACGTGCAGGACATTAAACGACAACATGAAGATTCTCTAGAAG AGCTCAGGAAAAGTCAGAGTGAGCAGCAGCAGTCTCTGCAGAAGACCCTGGAAGAGGTGGAAACCACGTTATCT GGACAGATCCAGGAGCTGACGGAGGAGAACACCACCCTCGTAGAGAAGCTCAAagcggaggaggagcggaggaaaCAGCTGGCGGGGAAAAGCCAG AAGGACTCCCACACGCTGTATCTGGAGCAGGAGCTGGAGAGCCTTAAGGTGGTCCTGGATATCAAGAACAAACAGCTCCACCAGCAGGAAAAGAAACTCCTGCAGATGGACACAGTG GTGGATAAGAGTGTGAAGCTGGACGAAAGCCTTATTAAGGTCCAGCAGGAGAATGAAGACCTCAAAGCCCGGATGGACAGGCATGCTGCTCTGTCAAG GCAGCTGTCCACAGAGCAGGCCGTGCTGCACCAGTCCCTGAAGAAGGAGTCCAAGGTGAACAAGCGTCTGTCCATGGAGAACGAGGAGCTGCTGTGGAAGCTCCACAACGGGGATCTGGGCAGCCCCCGCAGGctgtcccccacctccccctcgcACGCCAACAGCTTCCAGTCTCCTCGAAGCTCCGCCCTCTTCTCCAGCCCGCCCCTCTCGCCCAGATAG